Part of the Impatiens glandulifera chromosome 8, dImpGla2.1, whole genome shotgun sequence genome is shown below.
agaagttagaagaatagcagagaagaatgaaatcacagtatttggaattattgaaacaaaagtcagacaaagtcaaatagagaatgtTGCCCAAGGTTGCTTTAAAGAAGAATgggaatttattcataactctgatgggattaaaagtagaatctgggtaggatgggataaaagaagggttgaaatcaagaaaatttttgaaagcaagcaagttattttgacagaggttatcaatctgatgacaagggtaaaaatattttttgcggTAGTTTATGCAAGCAACTCTGGGACAGAGAGGAAgacactttggaatgatttaagaagaagcattacggacgacgaaccatgggttattatgggagattttaacgttacaagattcaggaatgaaagagagcctgagacagacataacacaagacatgcaaGATTTCAACgaatgcattcgagacataaaCTGCATTGAACCGTCTTTCTCAGGTAATatattttcatggtcaactacaagaggggcggacaacatgagaaagagcagaattgatagaggcctagtgaatgaaaaatgggtggaattttacccaagaagccaaatacaggttttgcaaccaggtatatctgatcactgccctttgaaattcttttgggaaaaggagaaaaaacagaaaagaccctttaagttcttcaacttctggatgaaagatgaagaatttaataaaatccttaatgaaacttggaacatcagaattaatggaacaaagatgtttagagtttgtgagaaactaagattacttaaagggaagctgaataaactagaccggaaaaaatatagtgggatttctaaaagagtagaggaagccaGAATGAAACTagaggaaatacaaagcaaggcactaagagccccaaatctaccttataacagggaagaggaaaaagaggctcttacacgattcagagacctctgttctaaagaggaaagttttgctaagcaaaaatctagagaaaattggctttcattaggagacaagaatacttttttcttctataaaaaatgttcatcaaggaatttcagaaatcaggtcctaaggctcacaaactcaaatggagatgttttacagggacaaaaagcagttcatgaggaagcaataagtttttacaaagagctgattggaacagaaacTAGCACAACAATAGAGGACAaccgaagattgcttcaacagattgtgcaaaggaaaatcagtgaagaaagtggtaacaaattgattacaatagttagtatggaagaagttagaaaagctgtgttttcgatgaaaggggataaaagcccagggccagatggtttcaacgcgaacttcttcaaagaaaactgggaaatagtgggtaaagatgtaagcgaaggggttttagaattcttccaaaacaggaaaatgttgaagcaatggaacgtcacagtgttgaatttgattcctaagaattcaattccggaaaaaattcaggactttcgtcctatttcatgttgcaatgttatttataaaattatttcaaaaattatttcgcaacgtttgaaaacagttattgataaacttgtaggattagggcaatcagcatttattcccaaacgctctatttcccataacatcctactcatgcagagcttattgaatggatatggaaagaaaaacatatcgccacgtgtggctttcaaaattgacattaaaaaagcttttgactcgatcagatggggatcaatccacgaattcctccttgctgcaggttttccaattattttcattgattggattatgcaatgtgtttccactcctcactttgttgtgagcgtgaatggtattcatggaggctttttcaagggtgaaaggggagtaaggcaaggagaccctatatctccttacttattcgtcttaataatggaaattcttgactgcattttaaaaatgcttctgagaagtcatcatttcaaatttcacccgtactgcaaagaagaagcaataacccatatatattttgcagatgatctattttttgtggcttatgcggatgttgaatctgttagtataatcaaagaagctctaacaatcttttcgagtattacaggtctatacatcaataaggacaaaagtcaggctttctatggaggggttaatgaagaaaggaaagaaaacattttcaatattatgggaatcaaggaaggtgaactaccagtgaaataccttggagtacccctgtcatcaaaacaactccgatacaatcactttagacaactgatagaaaatgttagaaattctgttgtgggttgggctacgaaaaaactgtcttatgcaggtagaatcgagctcattaaaagagtcatttttggaattattggctactgggcacaacagatagtcatcccaaagaaagtaatggctgaactcgatagaatcatgcgagactacatatggggaacacaaggcagaggaggaaaaaaagtcaaatgggaggatgtttgcactcccatagaagaaggaggactaggaataaaaagttgtgttgaatggaacaaagccctcaccatcaagagcttatgggagttggagcaaaaagcggactccctatgggtcaaatgggtgcatacaagatttatgaaagaagagcagagtatctggacactaagcatcaacgaaagaatggcatggtcattgaagaaaatcttaaaaacaagaaaagatgcctttcaaatggtgaaaaccacaattagaaatggaagaggggtactattctggcatgatccttggttggataatattcccattatattcaaagaagaaatgcaaggaaacagagttagaagagaatacatcaaatactcatttagagacgtatatgaaggtagatgtgattcacttttgaggcgtattccagaaggtgatagaatcctaaacctaatgaggcagaagcaactcaatgaaaataatgatgaaataagctggaaaacagaaagcaatgagaagtttattacaagaaaggcatgggaaattgttagaacaagaggacaggaggtagattggcataatgtggtatggtctccaaagattattcctcgtcaccaatttattctctggctggtatacaggaaaggttgacaacaaaagacagaattcgaaaatatataaacattcctgatatcaactgtgtcctatgtttgggagttgaggaaagcataaaccatttatttggggaatgctcttttgtaatacaaatctggaggatgtatgctgcaaacatgaacatcatcaactttccaagaatatgggaagaaatccaagagtggatgaagaataaagcaaaaggaagatccttctatgtaagtacgttgaaatgctactttggagcagtaatctacaatatctggaaagaaagaaattcaagaactcacagtggaagaagtagaaccgctgaagatatttggagagatataacttcagatggaaatgcactcattcaatcctggagaggaatcgaaaggaatgaagagaatagaaagctctgccatatatgggatatttcgtttgagaaggtcacaagtagaataaaagtaaaaacgctgtaggcgctaattgattattgttattgtctgtaattcaattattgtttcattgtcaaatctagaaattgtctagatctgatcttaaacttttgtattttttccctcttttgggtttttttaatgaaatggcactaagctgttttcccaaaaaaaaaaaaatatgtgtgtTTTCTACGATAGCCAGGAAGCGAAAAAGGAGgacagagaaagaaaataaggaAGAATCAGATAAGTAAGAAATGAGTGTTTTGAGATCTCCTCTCAGTCTAGAAGATGTTCAAGACTATGAAAGAACCAATAAGGTCCGTTGTGCTTGTTGTGAAGAACTGAAAAAGTGCCTCAACTTCCCAAGAATATCGTCGTGGGAAGCGCTAAAATATAATGGTTGATAAcatgaaatttattattttcactagagggatttattaaaataaataagacatttcaataaatataaaaaattgagaaagtACTCAAacatagaaaaattaaagggtGATAGCTATGTTTGAGATAAGAAATTTTAGGAATTGCACAATAATCTTGCTAATggtgtataattttttttgagaattaattatttaataaataatatattaaagatttatttaatataagtatatttgataacacatttataatatttataattatttaaaataaaatataaataaaaatatactaaaaaatactgtaataagttaaaatatataattttttttttctaggttTGGGATATTAACATCGGGAATATTCTGGAAACATCGTCAACGAACGGTAGTGACGCGACTCTAATCGTGCACCGTTGGATCTAGAAGCTACATCTGGCTACCGTTCGTTTCTAACACTTTCTTTCCTCTCCTCTACGTGAACAAAACCCCCAACAAGAGAGAAATCTGAGTAGTGAAGGAAGATTTGAAGATTGTCGTGGGAGTTCACATCCATCCATCGCGAGAATATCTCTTCTGTTAGCCAAGGACAAGGACGCGAAAATGGCCGAACATTTGGCTTCAATCTTCGGAACGGAGAAAGATCGGGTGAATTGCCCTTTCTACTTTAAGATTGGAGCTTGCAGGCATGGAGATCGATGCTCCAGGCTTCACACTAAACCTTCTATAAGTCCAACCCTTTTACTTTCCAACATGTACCTGCGACCTGACATGATTACTCCAGGTGTGGACGCTCTAGGCCAGTCCATCGATCCCCACAAAATACAGGAACACTTTGAggtttgtttttctattttgttAGTGTTGCATAATAATCTGCCGAACACCACACCACAATTATACTTAATCTCAATACAATACAAATgaagttttaaaaaaacccatttgaaaacatttttgtCTGTTAGATATCTCATCTGGAATGACAAAGTGTTGTTCATTTTTGCTCTAATTCATTTTGTCTGAGGTATTGTATTGGTCAATGATCTTTTGAGCTTATGAATGCTACTCACGGTTCTCATACTTTTCGGGTGTAATGGTTTTAGGATTTTTATGAAGACTTATTTGAGGAGCTGAGTAAGTATGGCGAGATTGAAAGCTTAAATATTTGTGACAATCTTGCTGATCACATGGTAAAGGCTTTAAATTGATTGTTTTTCTTCATTACAGTTTCCTTGGAGATAGCAATGTATAAAGAATATAACATCATACTGCAGGTTGGCAATGTCTATGTCCAGTTTAGGGAGGAAGAACATGCAGCAAATGCTCTAAATAATCTGAGTGGAAGGTTCTATGCTGGTAACTTCCATTgacttcatatatatatttgaaatgttaaaagtttttattaatatatttatcgaCTTTTCTTgcacttatttatgaatttcaaCAGGGCGACCCATCATTGTTGACTTCTCCCCAGTGACCGACTTTCGTGAAGCCACATGCAGGCAATACGAGGAAAATACCTGCAACCGTGGTGGCTATTGCAACTTTATGCATCTCAAAAAGATTGGCAGGTAATGCCttgtttcttttcttcttctttttccctTAATAAAAACTAACATTTTCATTACTACCCCAACAGTTAATTCTTAAGTCTCATTTTTCATGAGTAACAAAAGTAGTTAGGATGCAGGATTATTTTGATTCTGGAGGTTTTGTGTTTGGTACTACATACCCTTTGATGCTGCTTTTCAGATGTGCAAATGGTTGACAACATTGTCATGACTTGTACATCATCTAAAATACCATtcttcttaaattattttataaaatataaaactaccCTTCTCTTTTTAATTACAATTCAAAGGCTGTGTTTGACACTACACACAAAAAACACAATTATCTCATATCccttattaaaatgtttatttaattttctatttccgattcttttgtaaaaaaatttatcGCCAACAAGCTCTAGGTTTTCATTAGAACAATCACTTCTAGgtttcctttttcttttgtaaatgGTCAAGAGTGTGAAGACTTGATCTCATTACCTTAAGGACACGACTATACCATTGAGCCATGAGTCTCCActagttttcttatttttttttgtacttTCTTCTCCTTGATTTGAGAATACGTGCATGATTACAGCAAACATTACACTTGTCTTGATAATAGGGAGCTGAGGCGGCAGTTATTTGGGAGGTACCGCAGAAGGCATAGTCGTAGCCGCAGTCGAAGTCCATACAGGCATCGAAGTCATGAAGACCGGTCTCACAGTAGTCGTGGCCACAGTAGAAGGCATGATGATGAGAGAGATTACTACTACCATGAGAGTCGGAAATACAAGAGCTCCAGCCCAGGTAATGAGAGAGGACGAAGCAGGAGCCCAGGAGGggggaagaggaggaggaacaGAAGTCCGGTAAGAGAAGGGAGCGAAGAGAGACGTGCCAAAATTGAGCAATGGAATAGGGAGAAGGAACAAGGAGGAGAGAAAATCAATGGAGGCGAAGGCAACCATAAGCAGCATGAGGATGGATATCAGTACTGATGAATTTACTCTCTGGTATGCAGTATTTCTTTTGGTTTTCTATTTTATTCTCTTGCtttctcttttgttttattttccatCTCAAGAAATCATaaagaatttgattttttttgtcaaaagaTGTACTTTTTGTAATATGTTAAGGAGAAGCCCTCCAACTCATGAGAAAAATCTAAATCAAGCCCATTTAGAAACACTTTCAGGGTTTTGAAGAGAAAATGTTAGTAAATTTATGATTCTATATCTAATTAAGTTCTAATtcaaattgttttcaaattaatttattaacgcAGTCTCTTccaaacccaaaaccaaaaCAGTGTTTCAAATGGGCTAAACAAAAAAGCCTGATACCATCAAATTTTCTATGAATTTTGTCAAATATCATAATTACACTTTCCCTAACTAAACAATCCCACTTTGCTATTGCACACAACTTAATGAAGAAATGGATGAAGCCCTATTCAATTGCAAAAGACTTTAGGCTATGTCTGGTTTAAGGCGtagatagagatagagagaaatAATTGAGGTCTAATTTCAAATCCTTTGTTTCTTTGGTAACTTCAAATAAGAAATTCCACTAGGAATTACAATTCTAATGGAATTGAATGCATATGACCTTTTAAGTTTTATTCAACATTTTATACTTGGGAATTACAATCCTAGGATTTCTCCAAACACATTAGAATTGAACTGGAactcaattccaattcttaccGATTGGAATTAAAATCCTAGGTCAATTATAACTACAATAATCAAAACATAACCTTATATTGGTTACCAATAGTGTTTCTTGAAAGTTGATGGAGATCATGGGAAATTTGATGGGTGAATTTCGCTGGCTACACATTGCCATGAACATTCATTTGCTTGTTTGCTAGTTGTCTCTATTATGTAGTTTAGCTGAGCTgttctaaatataatattttggaactcataatatttttttcctttgaaATGTTAATGTTTGTTTTGTTGCATTCTCAGCtactaataatacaaatattgttTGCACCAAGTTTTCACCACTTGACCTCAACATTGTTCATTGAACAACAATGATGAGGTCATTCTGAATCCTTAACTGGTTCTTATTctctaataaattatttatggttGCTGGCATCATgtcacaaaatttaaatacGTTGATTGACATCTCCATCCAAGCCTTCTTTAACTTCATGATCACCTCCCGGATTCTTAATTCTCTTTTTTTACACCCACCCTTAATATCATCAATCACCATCGAAATCAAAACTTCATCATTCTCAGACTATCTTAACCTTGTTGGGTTCCTTCATGTATTACAGTATTAGCATCAAATCACAAAGAAGAGGCAAGAAAAGTTCATATTTTTGTTCTCTTTAGTTTTTTCCATGGGATTTTGATTCACCAACACACCAACTTTGTGCTTGGTTCcgtttttctatatttttggGGGAAAATTGAGCCATGTTTTATTTTCAGCACAATGCTTTGCTCCTTGTAAATCagttcttaaattttaataatacttaCTCGTTtagcaaaaaataataaaaataacccacatcaaacaaggtcttgGTTTCCCTGATAACCCACTTATTTAGATTTATATCTGTTTTCCTTTCTGTTTATGGTGCTTTTTTCTTTGTCAATTTGTTTGATGTGCAGTCAGGCACAGAGACAATTGTACAACCAGGCTACTACTAATTTACATTCATGAATCAAATGACTACTACTACTACATATGACGGGTTTTGTTTTCATTCtttattgatgtatttttttaattcttaaattaaaagattttgagTTATATTGATAATGAGTGTTGCAGGTTCAATCAGGTTTTTCTACATGCAAGGTTTGAAGAATACATTAGTGTTTGAAAAAGATTACAACTCATGGTGAAATTTGTGTACAGGTTGCTTGCTTTATGTTTGAGGAGAATTGTGTCTAATTGGACTTTGCAGCTGCAGATTCTCAAATAACttaagagaagaagaagaagaagcttcCAGCTGGTTAATGCATTTCATGTTTAACTGTAGGTTACAATATAGGCAGTTGAGTTCATCTTGTGACCATCTTATTTATTATGTCTGATTCTGCAATTGACATTCAAAACTTTTctttttagggtttttttgaGATGATACTTGATtgttaagttattattattactaattgacggtttattaaaactttttttttatatcccCTCTCTCTCAAGAAGATGCACTTATAATGAATATGTGAGTGATTTGTGAAGAAGCAGATAATCTAttctcacttttttttatagtaattttataattaatctttcataattttaatcattttgatttgaccattaatattttttcaatttcatcaaaACATAGTCAAGTCAAATTAAATGATAGGTATCGATTTCAAGTTGATGAAAAAACTAGGTTTTCATACCtatgaaattatttcattttcaaccttCTCCCTATTCTTTTTGAAATGTGGCTTTAATTTTAGGGCTACTTATGTGGATTTATTGGGGTCTAGAATGTATTGGTTGGTGGAGTTAATTCCACAACATGAATTTCATTCCTCAAAACTCATTATTCATCAATTTCTTACTAAGTTGAGGGGATGATAAATGATTCTAGGGTATGCTCACCAAAGTACAATAAAAGCTTTTTTATATTAGTTGGACCCAACAAACACCTTCATTTGGTGGGCTCTAACAAGCCCCGCTCTTAGCCAATGAGCTTCAGACTTCTTATTCGACAAAGGTTTGGTCATTATATCAAATCTATTGTCACTATTATTAACTTTTTCTACGTTTAATTATTTCATCTCGAGCACATCTCCAATCAAGCTGTATCTAACTTTAATATGCTTGGGTCTCGAATGAAATATGAAGTTTTTGGAGAGAAGAATAGCGCTCTAGCTATCCCTATACACCATGTATTTTTTGTTATAGACCCAATTTTTCTAAGAACCTTCTCATCCACAACGCTTTCTTACAACCCTCAATGATTGCGATATACTGCATTTGTGATAGATAGAGAAACACAGTTCAACAACTTGTACTATCAAGAGAAATCTCCTCATTTGAAGGTCATCAGAAATCCTGAAACATAATTCTAAAATCAACGGCACTAGCCATATTTTGAGTTTGTATAACCAACTAGAATATGTTAATCAATGCCAAAGCATAATCACACATTTGAAAATTCTCTTTGATATTGATACAAGAGGAAAGAATATTAGATCTATTACACTATGTGGGAGTGACAGTTATTGATATActagtataaatataatattggtTGTTAATGATTTAGTTCAAAATTCTTATTAGaaattctctctcttccttATTGTATTCTCCATATCGGTTAGGGTtctcctccatgattttaaTAAGTCGGTTATTTGTCGACATTGTTTCGTGATTAACTCTCACGGTTCTGGCTGCACATTCTTTTGTATATGTCAGAGATTGTCTCTTGCACATGACTCAAACTCACGTCGCAATAGTTGTTTCAGCTCTATTCACGTCAATACTTTGCTGAGAGTTTTCATTATCACATGTTCCCTAAGCCATGGTAGTGCATTTTCCCTCATGTGAGTTGTCGCAAGATGCACCTCGTCTTCTTCAAGCGTATCGTTAACCCGAAAAAATCTTTGAAGCTCATAAATCCAGTGTTCGACATTTTCTCCAAAGAATTTGGggaaaatcattttcaaatcaaCCACACCATAATTTCATTtgaactttttaattaatgttacAGCCGCAAGGATAGTAAGGAGCAGTAAGTAGCAGGTACTGAACAGCTGAATCAGTAAGGAAGGGTACCAGCTAGAATAGTATGGAGCAGGTAAGGAGTAGGTAATGAACATGTCTTTCTGATACAATCTGTCCCCTTTTTAATTACTTAGTCAGATTTCTCTCTTTAAGAGCACGATTGGAACTGAATAAAAAATCAACCCTATCT
Proteins encoded:
- the LOC124911888 gene encoding splicing factor U2af small subunit B-like; its protein translation is MAEHLASIFGTEKDRVNCPFYFKIGACRHGDRCSRLHTKPSISPTLLLSNMYLRPDMITPGVDALGQSIDPHKIQEHFEDFYEDLFEELSKYGEIESLNICDNLADHMVGNVYVQFREEEHAANALNNLSGRFYAGRPIIVDFSPVTDFREATCRQYEENTCNRGGYCNFMHLKKIGRELRRQLFGRYRRRHSRSRSRSPYRHRSHEDRSHSSRGHSRRHDDERDYYYHESRKYKSSSPGNERGRSRSPGGGKRRRNRSPVREGSEERRAKIEQWNREKEQGGEKINGGEGNHKQHEDGYQY